In Amblyomma americanum isolate KBUSLIRL-KWMA chromosome 8, ASM5285725v1, whole genome shotgun sequence, the DNA window TTGTtctttatgatgatgatggatttttatggtgcaagggcatctgagaCCAAAGAGCGgaatggcacaaggtttttcagACTACTCAagatttcccaagcacttcatcctaaagaagcggagcaccaggcaggggcAATCTTGTACCCATTCTATCATCGGTGGCTACGAGGCAGCACTGGATATcgaaaccccgcacctccccTATGCGAAGCAGATGCTTAATCACTTGGCCGCCGTGGCGGTAActgtttgttttttaaatgattacagacacctaatttttgtgtgcacattttcttctttttattgatCCGTACGGCCTGATTACACACTCACTGCCACGCGGTATTcgcctatgactgctaaataaatACTTTATTATCTATTTTTTCTCATGCTATTTCGGTTTCAACTGCCGACCCTTACCTGTGACGGGACTGACGTCCAAGTTGGGTTTGGTCACGTAAGGCGTGGAAAAACTGCGGCATAAACGCCGCTTCTTCGGTTTAATGCATTGCAACGCTAAATCTGGCCTGCTTCGCCAAATGGAATAACAAAAAATGAAGAAGCAGCGACTCTATTGGATTGTTTGCATGCGTCAGGTGACCTAAACGCGACTTTGACTTCACAGATTGGTTGAAACCTAAACAGTATGAAACAGGCAGACAGGAAAACTATTGCAACGAAGAAATTCGAGGCATGCAAgaccctgggtccccgcacgaccgcGCTGCAGTCGAGTGTTCATGTTCCTAAGTGCCATAACAATGGCGGCACTGCCGGTGCCGATGGTCTGCCCGGCCgagtcctccgagcgcagcagggtctctcAGCCCTTCCAAGACTTGAGGCACTCTAGGCCCCACGGATAAGGGGCAGCGGGGCAGAGGGAAAGGATGTGGAAGGAAGTTGTGAAGGGTTCAGGGTACAGGGTGGAGGCGTGAAGAAAAATTGATTACACATTATTAAACGGttctaggaggaggaggaggagggacttcagtggaacaggagaggtctgcctgttTGTCGGCCTAGCATACCGCGTGGTGATGCCTGTATACTAATATCTTACTCAtcactacaaaaaaagaaagcgtGCCCCGTAAACTAGGTGTCCGTACTCCTTAACGTGCTTGTGTTCACCGATCTGGCACCTCGTCGTTAATTAGTGCTGGAAAATGGCGTCCTATGGAATTCTTTCCATTCCAGGGGCACAAAGTTTCCTCTCTCGCTCGGTGTTACCGTTTGAAAGGAATATTGAAAGATGAACCGTTTATATATGCATAATTTACAGgtcgtcttcctttcttttctagaTACATCTACACCGGGAAACTTCAGGTCGAAAATGTCCTGGAAGCATCGTACACTCGAACAGCGGCAATCAAGTACAAATTGCTTGACCTTTCTGCTAAATGCAGTCGCTACATGGCCGCCAACGTACGACCTGACGACGTGTGCCCTCTTCTAGACAACTTTCTTACAACGGGTGAACAAGGGGCGGACATGGCAGCCAGGTGGCTGCTGCGTACTCAAGGCCTGGCCGTACTGAATTCAAGCAACTTTCGTACGTGCAGAGAGTGCACCGTGAAGTACGCACTGGATCATGTTGTGGGCGTTCGCGAGGCGTCTGTTATCGCGGCTGTGTACGAGTGGGCTCAGCAGCAGTGTCTTTCGCAGAACCAAGATGAGGGGCGAGTTGTCAGCGTGCGAGATGTGATGCGGCCTCTTTTCTCAAAGCTTCGGTTCCTTGCTCTGACGGCCAAACAGTTTGTGCAGGGTCCTAGAATGTGGGGCATCTTAGATGAGAAGGAAGCTCTTGCGTTGCTGAGAAATATTATAGAGAATGACTCTGTGGTTATGCCTTCTGGTTTCTGCAAGATCCGGGACCAACCCTCGTAGGGTTTCGCTAACTAAAAGCTCTCCACAGTAACTCTTCACTGCACTGAATTTTGAAATAATCGTTATAGTTCACTCAGTGTATAAGGGAGCATTATTCCTTAGGGTGCGAAAAAGAGCGGATACTTTGAAATGCTTCCTCACTTCTCATTGTACTCTCATTGTACATTGTACTGGGTCATTTTTCTGTATACTACGTCGAAGGTGCAACAGGTTAGTTCGTCACGAAAAACGACGTCTTTCAACTCAGTTCTGTATGCTGATTTAAGAACTTCTGTTATTTTTATTCAGTACAATACCGATTAAATATATGTTACACTGCTTTAACCTATATCTGTTTCTGCGTTCTTTATTACGCAACTTATTGCGACTATGATGTTTCTAGAAATCATGCAAGAAAGGTCTTCTGTTGTGAGTGAGTCACAAATAAAGGCATACACTTACCGTTCATGCTAATTTCGCAGTGACAGCACACTCGGGCCAAAGGCGCCAAACAGATAAGCTGCACTATCCTGAAAAAATTGGGAACATTGCATCAAGGGCCAGtgccccagtcaagttgtaggcagcaacttttagctctggagaccgtccagttttctggtgaataaagaattgaattaaaAGTGGCCCCTAACTGGCTTCTTGCAGATTGGGTGGCACCGTGCGCCGGCATTCCAAGCAGACACAAACTTGGCTTTTGCCGCTGTTTTAAAATATTTAGGTTCGTTGAAGCCGTTTGTAACGAACATGACTGCCGCGCGGCATTAATTCCTTATGCCCCCAAGTTTGCACCGAATGGATTTATGAAAATGACGTCTCAAGGCGGTGTTCCATGGTGTAATTTTTGGGGCATATGCACAGCCATATGCCGTTCGGTGAATATTGGCACGCGTTTTCTAGCCGCTGCCCCTTTCCTCTCTGCTTTCGAAACATGAGCAGCTGGCGCGTCTAGGTCGAGACCTTTTGGAGTCCACAGGCTTGCATGTCCTTAGAATTTACCCTTCTTCGGCGTGATTTTGAATGGCCAGTTGATCAAGCCTAGCGTGATTCAAATGTGGGGATGTTGCAGTTAATTATAACGCAAATGACCTTTGGGGGTATAATTCTCACGCGCAGATATAGAAATTTCCGCACATCGTATCTGCCGGAATATTGTCTTTGCTGAGTGCTGACTATCGACAGCTTGTGAAAAGAGCCCGCGCCTACGCAGCGACGCGTAGACAGCGTAGCACGCATTACACTCAGTTTATCAATCGTGTAAATATCAGTTAATGCTCTTGCAAATTTGTTTTGTGAGAGTCTTACAGGTGGCATGGCCGACGGCGAAAACGGCTCTGAAGCGCGATCCGCCCTTCCACTTTAGACCGATAGCCATGTATTTGACAGGCGGCGCGGTAAGGATTCCTAGAGTTGTGGTAACCACAACTCGTTGGAAGGTTTTTTCATCTATGTAGTGCTCCTTCTTAGTAGCCCATCCAAAAATATGCCACTTGTGGTGGCCACAGAGACCATAGCGCGCCGCCGTTATGGTTCTATGGACGCCATAAATCGTGCTACGCCATGCTGGTCTTACTAAAGGGCTATGATCCTATGGACGCCATAAACCGTGCTACGCCATGCTAGTCTTACTAAAGGGCTATGATCTTATGGACGCCATAAACCGCGCTACGCCGCGCTAGTCGGTCTATAGAACTGGCACCCCTGATTCTCACTTCATCCGAAGAACTCCGGAATGGTAAACTTCTCCTGTGTTCTACAAAGTCACCAGCATGGATATCGCGATGGGAATGGCGAAAAGGTACGTCCGCGTTTGCTCTGTCCCGTATACTAAACACCAAGTGCAAGATTTCTGGTATCGGGCTTCTTTCCGGATCGCGATTTGGACtgtttgcgttttttttctgATCGACTGCAACTTAGAGGCTGGAGTTATATTCATTCTGAAAACGACACGGAGTGCAACAATCACGGAAGAAATTGCTCGTCTACTGCGCCTGCTTCGCGCAGACACCGACTGCAGATTGCCTAAGCAAAAGATAACCGGACTTGGAAGGAGCGTTATCTATTAGGTAGAAATGATTTGGTGGCTACTGATCAAGGATTATTGCCACTTAGAACGCTAACATTAACTTAATTCCTAAGAAAGCAGAAGTCAGGCACTTcagaaattacagaccgatcagcttactgtccgatGCCTACacggtatttactaaggcaatcggaAATAGAATCGGGACAACCTTATTAGACTTCAAACAAATGACCAGGCAgggtttcgtaaaggatactggACAATAGGCAATAttaacactatcaatcaggtggcaGATAAACGCGCAGATATAGCCAGCCCCGATATAttttcacgaagtggtgactgctatCCGGAGAAGACTTGTTGCTATGACACGCTTGTTTCTACGCCATCACCGTGTGATTCAgtgcattgtgggcgcaagtcagcccaaatagttTTGTTTGGACGCCATTTTCGCCGTCGTTCTACTCCCTGGATTACTTCTAGAATCAATCACCGCACGCAATGGTGGTGTGGATCACGTGGGGGACCAACTCTCTCCTTTTCACGTCTAAGCTTCAAAGTCGTCGCTGGGCGCTCcctcctaagttttttttttcttgcaccatGACGCCAAGTCATTCTAGACTGACTTTTTAGTAAATGTGACCAGAGTGCCTAATCGCAATGGGGAATACCGCGCTGGCCTTTAACCGGCAAGCCACTGCGGTCAGAAGCCTCCTCGCTCTAACGTTCCCCAGTAGATACAGTGGCACCAGCCGCGATGCATTACTGTCCAAAACGTTCAACTACCGACGTCAAGGACGCGGGAAGAAAGCTCGAGCTCAAGGGAGCATGCTGCCGGACTATTTGATGCACCACAATGGCTGAACTAAGTGTAAAACCCTGACGAAAAACACAAGGAAGCACTATCGAAACTAGTTGTAGCTGCAAATGGAATACTTGGGGCAAAAAGTGACGAggggcacaaaaaaaacacaatacTCTACTTGGTGCTTCATAATAGAAATGAATTCAGCGCAAAACCCTGAGGCGGGACACAAGAAAACACACATGACACACATGTTGGTGCTGCGTAATGGAATGAATTCGGCGCCGACCCTGACGAGGGACACAAGAAACACATATGAAACTAGTTGGAGCTGCATAATGGCATGAAGTCAGCGCAAAACCCTGACTAGGGACTCCGGTGTAAGAGTAGGTTCTAGGGACGCAAGAAAATATATGACACTAGTTGGTGCTGGTTAATGGGATGAGCTCAGCACAAAACGCCGACGAGGGACGCGAGAAAACACGTGACACTAGTTGGTGCTGCTTAATGGGATAAGCTGAGCACAAAACCCCGACAAGGGACGCAAGAAAACATATTACACTAGTTTGTGCTGCTTAATGGGACGAGCTCAGGACAAAACCTTGACGAGGGATGCAAGAAAACATGTGACACTATTTGGTGCTGTTTAATGGGATGAGTTCAGCACAAAACCCCGACGAGGGACGCAAGAAAACATATGAAACTAGTTGGTGCTGCTTATTTAGATGAGCTCAGCACAAAATCCCGTCGAGGGACGCAAGAAAACACATGACACTAGTTGGTGCTGCTTAATGGGATGAGCTAAGCACAAAACCCCGTCGAGCGACGCAAGAAAACATGTGACACTAGTTGGTGCTTCATAGTGATATGAGTTTAGTAAAAAAACTCATGAGGATCCCAAGAAAACCCATATTAACGCAAAGGTTTGTAATTGTTGTTTATTCATTCTTCAAAGGTGCTTCCACGGTGCTTTATCGCTCgatttgtgatgcaagacgcgaccagatttgtTTTGATTGACCGCACCCATGCAGgcccgattctacgttgttccggccTGTTGTGCTTACTTTGCTCGCCATATCTTGAAAGTTCATTGTCAGTTTTAAGTTGAGCGGGGCAGAGAGCGGCGcgtattctgttcgacgacctcgAAGCACGCTTGTTGATTTCACCGCCGCCAAGCCATTCGTCGATTACGGGCGCAGGACAGCCCAATAAAGAGCTTCTTTTGGGAGCAGGGCCTTTTTGCTGTTTTCCCgattgccgtcaccactacgcgaCAGTGTGACACTATTGATACTGCTTAACAGAATGAATTGAGGGGCAGAAGGAAACAACATAACGCTAGCTGGTGCTGCATAATGGATGAATCCAGCGCAAAAACCGGACCCGCGACAGAAAACATATGTAAGTGTCGTACGCGTTTTTTTGTGCCTATCGTCTGGATTTTGAGCTGAGTGCATCCCATTACTTAACAACTGAGTGGTGGAAGCTGAATTTAGGTCAAGTCGAAATCCAAGAATGCCCGCGCGTTCGGCAGTCAGCATAGACGACGAAGTTCGGGTGGTGAAAGTTAATCCAGAGTTGTCCACAACGGGGTCTGTCAGTCTATTTGTTGTTTCGGGATGTCGAACCCCATGTACCATATCACATCGAATACACTGCGGCAGCTGACATTCTGTTGCACAATTTATTCAGTTAACTTCGGAGTGCAGAGCACTGTTTACATTCAGCCTAATTCCTTGATGGCCTTCACCGTGTAAGCCCTGCTGTCTGTTACGGTCTCGAATGATGTGTTGCCATATCGTtctcgaaaacacgcctgctacgataaaagagagaaaaagagggtCAGTAAACATGAATAGCCCTGAAAGCTACAAATGTGCTGAATGACACAGGGCCTTCTTGAGCCGAGAGTTATTGCTCCACTTAATTATTTTAGTACATCTCTCTCCTAAACTCTATATTCATTGGAAGAAACACCGTACTTCAGAGATACGGGTATTTGCTAACGAAGAAAAGAAGGGTTTTAGGTTTTGTCAGCTTTGTTTCTTGGAACCGTCAGTGCCATTTTTATAGGGCTGATACATTCGGAAACGATACTTGTTGGCTTTCGTAGTTGGTTCGGCTATCATTTGGAGAAACGAGTGGTGCTAATGGCTTCCTGAGTTAACCTTGAGTGACATTTCTTTTGGTGTTTAACAAGAGGAGTCTATTTTAGTTTATAATTTCTTAATCCATCTAAAAATTATGGGATGAATTTTGGCAAAAAAATGTGGACTTAAGATATTCAGATTATTTGTATAATCCTTGATAAAAGTACGTAATGAAACCTTCGATCAAACTTCTATAAAACACAAAGGAGCAAGGCTAGTTAACTATCACATGCAGCAAAGCAAACCGGAATGAGTCAGTAACTGAGGATCTGCAAATTACTGCTTTTTAACCACTACCTGATCAATACTAGGGTTGTAATGAATTGCATGGCATGTGGCTTATTCCACCGACCGATCCAACGACGGGAAGCCACCGTGCAACCCCAAAAGTGTCTTCGACTGTTGCCATTACGTCTTAGCAAAATATGTTCATTTGGAGCCAACTAGTTGTACCTAGTACCAGATATCGAGAATTATGAGTACAATACAGAGCTGGTAATATAAGAGGCACATGTAAAAGAGCCCGAAAGTGCTTATTAGGACTACGAACAAACCACAATCGAGCATTGTGACAATAAAAAAATCGAGACCAACCAGAGAAAATTGAAGTAAACGGTTAGAACTTAGGGGAGAGCGAATAGAACGATTTAGTCAGCAGCTACGCTACTTCACTACCGCCGCGATGTACTCCGGGAGTTGTGGTACACCGGCCGGCGGCCTTGTAGGCGCGGTGCGTAGCGCACGCGCGAGAAGTCCCCTTTGCGTCGCCACACGATGTTTTTCTACACGAATGCTGGATTTTTTAGAGAAGAAGTTTCACCTGAGGGGCGCCATGTGCCCTGACAACTGCGCGAAACAAAGGGCCCCGGATTTTTAAAGGGAAACTgtactactcccctccgtagctcCTTCATAATGTAGACAAGATCCGCAGCGTAAATAAAactccgccacggtggctcagtggttagggcgctcgactactgatccggagttcccgggttcgaacccgaccgcggcggctgcgtttttatggaggaaaaacgctaaggcgcccgtgtgctgtgcgatgtcagtgcacgttaaagatccccaggtggtcaaaattattccggagcccttcactacggca includes these proteins:
- the LOC144102002 gene encoding BTB/POZ domain-containing protein 2-like, which gives rise to MGRYCFRCKVYDDGVVRCNAETQCGKNLSEFSLAKFLGSADLTDVEFTVESQHYPGKRGSFKAHRLILALHIEDFKAMFYGEGVKEDKIVITDLQPDGFSALLRYIYTGKLQVENVLEASYTRTAAIKYKLLDLSAKCSRYMAANVRPDDVCPLLDNFLTTGEQGADMAARWLLRTQGLAVLNSSNFRTCRECTVKYALDHVVGVREASVIAAVYEWAQQQCLSQNQDEGRVVSVRDVMRPLFSKLRFLALTAKQFVQGPRMWGILDEKEALALLRNIIENDSVVMPSGFCKIRDQPS